In the genome of Anabrus simplex isolate iqAnaSimp1 chromosome 6, ASM4041472v1, whole genome shotgun sequence, one region contains:
- the LOC137501212 gene encoding dynein regulatory complex subunit 5-like has translation MVEDKPLLDELLDEDRDFLLETLPIDLPLTLTVPLIPDGIYWERCCTERWQTILQESQESRHFDRSSVLMCEYYKTKPRWRQQKRRD, from the exons acaagCCATTGCTGGATGAGTTACTTGATGAGGACCGAGACTTCCTGCTTGAGACTCTTCCCATTGACCTTCCTCTCACTCTAACTGTTCCTCTCATCCCTGATGGGATATACTGGGAGAGATGCTGTACGGAACGCTGGCAAACT ATTCTCCAGGAGAGTCAGGAGAGCAGGCACTTTGACAGATCCTCAGTCTTGATGTGTGAATATTATAAGACAAAACCCAGATGGAGACAGCAAAAGAGAAGAGACTAA